Proteins found in one Lysinibacillus fusiformis genomic segment:
- a CDS encoding ornithine--oxo-acid transaminase → MTKTQQVIEQTQNFGAANYHPLPIVISEAEGAWVKDPEGNKYLDMLSAYSAVNQGHRHPKIIAALKEQADKVTLTSRAFYSENLGEWYELVGKLTNKEMVLPMNTGAEAVETAFKAARRWAYDVKGVEEGKAEVIACNGNFHGRTMLAVSLSSDEEYRRGFGPMLPNVKLVDYGNLEALKAAITPNTAAFLIEPIQGEAGIVIPTEGFLKAARELCRENNVLFIADEIQAGLARTGKMFACDWEEVEPDMYILGKALGGGVFPISCVAANRSILGVFNPGSHGSTFGGNPLACAVSIASIKVLLDEKLAERSHELGEYFKGKLKEINNPVIKDVRGRGLFIGMELTEAARPYCEKLKELGLLCKETHDTVIRFAPPLVISQEDLDWSIEQIEKVFKL, encoded by the coding sequence ATGACAAAAACTCAACAAGTTATTGAACAAACACAAAATTTTGGTGCAGCAAACTATCATCCACTGCCAATCGTTATTTCAGAGGCTGAGGGTGCTTGGGTTAAAGATCCAGAAGGCAACAAATATTTAGATATGTTATCAGCTTATTCAGCTGTTAACCAAGGACACCGTCACCCAAAAATTATCGCTGCTTTAAAAGAGCAAGCTGATAAAGTAACATTAACTTCACGTGCTTTCTACAGTGAAAACCTTGGAGAATGGTATGAGCTAGTAGGGAAATTAACAAATAAAGAAATGGTATTACCAATGAATACTGGTGCTGAAGCAGTAGAAACTGCGTTTAAAGCAGCTCGCCGTTGGGCATATGATGTAAAAGGCGTAGAAGAGGGTAAGGCTGAAGTTATTGCATGTAATGGTAACTTCCATGGTCGTACAATGCTAGCTGTATCTTTATCTTCTGATGAAGAATACCGTCGTGGTTTTGGTCCAATGCTACCAAACGTTAAATTAGTAGATTACGGTAATCTTGAAGCTTTAAAAGCTGCTATTACACCAAACACTGCTGCATTTTTAATTGAACCAATTCAAGGCGAAGCTGGTATCGTAATTCCAACAGAAGGCTTCTTAAAAGCAGCTCGTGAACTTTGCCGTGAAAACAATGTACTATTTATTGCTGACGAAATTCAAGCTGGTTTAGCACGTACAGGTAAAATGTTTGCTTGTGATTGGGAAGAAGTAGAACCAGATATGTATATCTTAGGTAAAGCACTAGGTGGCGGCGTATTCCCAATTTCTTGTGTGGCTGCAAACCGTAGCATTTTAGGTGTATTCAACCCAGGTTCACATGGTTCAACTTTCGGAGGTAATCCTTTAGCTTGTGCAGTTTCAATTGCATCTATTAAAGTTTTATTAGATGAAAAATTAGCAGAGCGTTCACACGAACTTGGTGAATACTTCAAAGGTAAATTAAAAGAAATTAACAACCCTGTTATTAAGGATGTACGTGGTCGCGGTTTATTTATCGGTATGGAGCTAACAGAAGCAGCTCGTCCATACTGTGAAAAACTTAAAGAATTAGGTCTATTATGTAAAGAAACACATGATACAGTAATTCGTTTTGCCCCACCACTTGTTATTTCTCAAGAGGATTTAGATTGGTCAATTGAACAAATTGAAAAAGTATTTAAACTTTAA
- the pruA gene encoding L-glutamate gamma-semialdehyde dehydrogenase: MIPYKHEPFTDFSQEANYNAYVEALNKVEGYLGQDYPLIIGGERITTEDKIVSYNPAKKTEVIGRVSKASKDLAEKAMQAADETFKTWKKVDPAIRADVLFKAAAIIRRRKHEFSALLTKEAGKPWAEADADTAEAIDFLEYYGRQMLRIKNGQPVESRPGEYNRYDYIPLGIGIVISPWNFPFAIMAGTTVAALVTGNTVLLKPASTTPVVAYKFIEVLEEAGLPAGAVNFVPGSGAEVGDYLVDHPKTRFISFTGSRDVGLRINQRASVLNDGQIWIKRVIAEMGGKDTIVVDKEADLELAAQSIVKSAFGFSGQKCSACSRAVIVEDVYDQVVNRVEELTNALTVGDPTDFSNFMATVIDQAAFNKITEYIEIGKGEGRLVAGGTADDTVGYFVQPTVFADVEPSARIMKEEIFGPVVAIAKAKDFDHAIEIANDTEYGLTGAVITTNRVNLEKAREEFHVGNLYFNRGCTGAIVGYQPFGGFNMSGTDSKAGGPDYLQLHMQAKTTSEML; encoded by the coding sequence ATGATTCCATACAAACACGAACCATTCACAGATTTTTCACAAGAGGCAAACTACAATGCTTATGTAGAGGCTTTAAATAAAGTTGAAGGTTATTTAGGTCAAGACTACCCACTAATTATCGGTGGCGAGCGCATTACAACGGAAGATAAAATTGTTTCGTACAATCCTGCAAAGAAAACAGAAGTCATTGGTCGCGTTTCGAAAGCAAGCAAAGATTTAGCTGAAAAAGCAATGCAAGCGGCAGATGAAACATTTAAAACTTGGAAAAAAGTTGATCCAGCGATTCGTGCGGACGTTTTATTCAAAGCAGCAGCGATTATTCGTCGTCGTAAACATGAATTCTCTGCTTTATTAACAAAAGAAGCTGGGAAACCATGGGCAGAGGCAGATGCAGATACAGCAGAAGCAATCGACTTCTTGGAATATTATGGTCGCCAAATGCTACGCATTAAAAACGGTCAACCAGTAGAAAGCCGTCCAGGTGAATACAACCGTTATGACTATATTCCACTAGGAATTGGTATCGTCATCTCACCTTGGAATTTCCCATTTGCAATTATGGCTGGTACAACAGTAGCTGCTTTAGTAACAGGGAACACAGTTTTATTAAAACCAGCTTCAACAACTCCAGTTGTGGCGTATAAATTTATCGAAGTATTAGAAGAAGCAGGCCTTCCAGCAGGTGCAGTGAACTTCGTACCAGGTTCTGGTGCTGAAGTAGGTGACTACTTAGTTGATCATCCAAAAACACGCTTCATCAGCTTCACAGGTTCACGTGATGTCGGCTTACGTATCAACCAACGTGCATCTGTGTTAAATGACGGTCAAATTTGGATTAAACGCGTTATCGCTGAAATGGGCGGTAAAGATACAATCGTAGTCGATAAAGAAGCAGATTTAGAATTAGCTGCACAATCAATCGTGAAATCAGCATTTGGCTTCTCTGGTCAAAAATGTTCAGCATGTTCTCGTGCTGTTATCGTAGAAGATGTATATGACCAAGTGGTGAACCGTGTAGAAGAGTTAACAAACGCTCTAACAGTGGGAGATCCAACAGATTTCAGCAATTTCATGGCAACAGTAATCGACCAAGCAGCATTCAATAAAATTACGGAATACATCGAAATCGGTAAAGGCGAAGGTCGCCTAGTAGCTGGTGGTACAGCGGATGATACAGTCGGTTACTTCGTACAACCAACTGTATTCGCGGACGTAGAGCCTTCTGCTCGTATTATGAAAGAAGAAATCTTCGGACCAGTCGTAGCGATTGCAAAAGCAAAAGATTTCGACCACGCGATTGAAATTGCAAACGATACAGAATACGGTTTAACAGGCGCTGTTATCACAACTAACCGTGTGAACCTAGAAAAAGCGCGTGAAGAATTCCATGTAGGAAACCTTTACTTCAACCGTGGCTGTACAGGTGCAATCGTTGGTTACCAACCATTCGGTGGCTTCAACATGTCAGGTACAGATTCAAAAGCAGGTGGCCCAGACTACCTACAACTGCATATGCAAGCAAAAACAACATCAGAAATGCTTTAA
- a CDS encoding sigma 54-interacting transcriptional regulator — translation MKNSEPLLPFYEFIATNVSVGIHAVDLSGKTIIYNTKMKEIEGFHFDELADRSIIEMFSFRQHESTLMRVLQTGKKEINVKQSYWNKNGHEITTINDTFPLFVEGKLIGAMEFARDITSLEKLVYQPLRRYDEPLTFDMIKADSESMKQVIENAKKAAAVKLPVLLIGESGTGKDLVAEGIHHAASPDPDAFVTLVSRRSAQSVLDKLQQLLEEDKDYTFFFERIDFLSLDIQEQLLDILHSLPQSKYMLIGSVGSDPITLIAEKKLSKSLYYFFATMAITIPNLTDRKEDILPFVDDYFSRHRERFASQVTELAPDVQELFLQYDWPGNLKELELLLDEIVSFMTTESTVTSDLLPLHFRFKVQQQDTNNREPEFFMFHQNHNVMPLDAYLREAESYYVQNVLNLYEGNITKAANALGMSRQNLQYRIRKIKKQ, via the coding sequence ATGAAAAATTCTGAACCTTTACTACCTTTTTATGAGTTTATTGCAACAAATGTATCCGTTGGTATTCATGCAGTAGACCTCTCTGGCAAAACGATTATTTATAATACAAAAATGAAAGAAATTGAAGGATTTCATTTTGATGAACTTGCAGATCGTTCCATTATTGAAATGTTTTCCTTCCGACAACACGAAAGTACTTTAATGCGTGTTTTACAAACAGGAAAAAAAGAAATTAATGTTAAACAATCCTACTGGAATAAAAATGGCCATGAAATTACAACAATCAATGATACTTTTCCACTTTTTGTTGAAGGTAAACTAATTGGCGCAATGGAATTTGCACGTGATATTACCTCACTGGAAAAGCTTGTTTATCAACCCCTTCGTCGTTACGATGAACCATTAACATTTGATATGATTAAAGCTGATTCTGAATCAATGAAGCAGGTTATCGAAAACGCTAAAAAAGCAGCCGCTGTAAAATTACCAGTATTATTAATTGGCGAATCTGGCACAGGGAAAGATTTAGTAGCTGAAGGAATTCACCACGCAGCTTCCCCCGATCCTGACGCCTTTGTGACACTCGTTAGTCGCCGTTCAGCTCAATCGGTGCTTGATAAATTACAACAGCTATTAGAAGAAGATAAAGATTATACCTTTTTCTTTGAACGTATCGATTTTTTAAGCTTAGACATTCAAGAGCAGCTTTTAGATATACTGCATTCGCTTCCACAGTCCAAATATATGCTAATTGGAAGTGTGGGCAGTGACCCTATTACATTGATTGCCGAAAAAAAGCTGTCTAAATCTCTTTATTATTTTTTTGCAACAATGGCTATTACCATTCCCAATTTAACGGATCGAAAAGAAGATATTCTTCCATTTGTCGATGATTATTTTAGTCGACATCGAGAACGCTTTGCCTCCCAAGTCACTGAACTTGCACCAGATGTACAGGAATTATTTTTACAATATGATTGGCCAGGCAATTTAAAGGAACTGGAGCTACTACTGGATGAGATTGTTTCATTTATGACTACGGAGTCCACTGTTACTTCAGATTTATTACCTTTACATTTCCGCTTCAAAGTGCAGCAGCAAGATACAAACAATCGTGAACCCGAATTTTTTATGTTCCATCAAAATCACAATGTCATGCCACTCGATGCCTATTTGCGTGAAGCCGAATCATATTATGTGCAAAATGTCTTAAATTTATATGAGGGCAATATTACAAAGGCAGCGAATGCACTTGGTATGAGCAGACAAAACCTACAATATCGAATCCGCAAAATAAAAAAACAATAG
- the yugI gene encoding S1 domain-containing post-transcriptional regulator GSP13, translating to MVKKYELGDVLTGKVTGIQPYGAFVALDDNTQGLVHISEITYGFVKDVSEFLAVGQEVEVKILEIDEEAEKISLSMRALQDRPATVRKKDAPPRKSLQDRVDESDANGFNSLKDKLQDWIEQSGQ from the coding sequence ATGGTAAAAAAATATGAATTAGGAGACGTGTTGACCGGAAAAGTTACAGGTATTCAACCATATGGTGCATTTGTTGCGCTAGATGACAATACGCAAGGCCTTGTGCATATTTCGGAAATAACATACGGCTTTGTGAAGGACGTTAGTGAATTTTTAGCGGTTGGGCAAGAAGTAGAAGTCAAGATTCTTGAAATCGATGAAGAGGCCGAAAAAATTAGTTTATCGATGAGAGCGCTACAGGATCGCCCAGCAACAGTAAGAAAAAAAGATGCACCACCACGAAAATCATTGCAGGACCGTGTAGATGAATCGGATGCGAATGGTTTTAATTCCTTAAAAGATAAATTACAGGACTGGATTGAACAATCTGGTCAATAA